From the genome of Methanocaldococcus sp., one region includes:
- the cbiT gene encoding precorrin-6Y C5,15-methyltransferase (decarboxylating) subunit CbiT, producing MIPDSEFIRKDNIPITKEEIRAVSIGKLNLNKDDVVVDIGCGSGGMTVEMAKRCKFVYAIDYLDEAVELTKQNLEKFKIKNCEVIKGRAEEVLEKLEFNKAFIGGTKNIDKIIEILNKKNINHIVANTIVLENAVKIINELENKGYNVEAVNITVSYSKKISSGHMFLAKNPITIIKAVR from the coding sequence ATGATCCCAGACAGTGAATTTATAAGAAAAGATAATATACCAATAACAAAAGAAGAAATTAGAGCAGTTAGTATTGGGAAATTAAATTTAAATAAAGATGATGTTGTTGTTGATATTGGCTGTGGTAGTGGGGGTATGACTGTTGAGATGGCTAAAAGATGCAAGTTTGTATATGCAATTGACTACTTAGATGAGGCAGTAGAATTAACTAAACAAAATTTAGAAAAATTTAAAATAAAAAACTGTGAAGTTATAAAAGGTAGGGCTGAGGAAGTTTTAGAAAAATTAGAGTTTAATAAGGCATTTATTGGTGGAACAAAAAACATTGATAAAATCATTGAAATATTGAACAAAAAAAATATTAATCATATTGTCGCCAATACAATTGTTTTAGAAAATGCCGTTAAAATTATAAATGAATTAGAAAATAAGGGCTATAATGTAGAGGCAGTTAATATTACAGTTTCATACAGCAAAAAAATCTCTTCTGGACACATGTTTTTAGCAAAAAATCCAATAACAATAATAAAAGCTGTCAGGTAG